One window of the Torulaspora delbrueckii CBS 1146 chromosome 6, complete genome genome contains the following:
- the TDEL0F00980 gene encoding uncharacterized protein (similar to Saccharomyces cerevisiae YGL176C; ancestral locus Anc_8.135) → MPPKLPGFYYDEEKGRYFRETAGTGSRNDGRELKKRKVEEQKVVAAKNLKTRRKEIYKQYISELFDPLEQEFGISNASHYIEGLKIEDRFHAESKCHNTRIDRSFGVVPLHHEIGKHILCESSSKDNFRLAFTSRNCQVESYVHNFSEGNDSGIMELDKYLPENLEVSLDSSSENFGYKTVRLEGSSFAARGLYCHMAEKDSGRHLFVTVKRGQILSRLIRTEQFAAHQNVHDSIDLGEMFLVAVGPSLELFSWEERGSKYNKKLQLSKKRSDILCLASGASDLVSINLYAGCRDGSIYAINMRLVGRPEIVSKKCFKLPGVRSILSMKTTDLEGILFISAISNDSQVLMMLDMMLDPADCILVTFNTSFFNMTEEHEVFEVTSDGRFLIYGSTASHDGRGDYELFSSNQADNLVHEKSGNGITFFPLRTLRKDYLMSSDLQELGLRSVGIGKLETNCSNFSGNEETYKVFMILRSVSNPTAMFLPNMALMSTDVI, encoded by the coding sequence ATGCCTCCTAAATTGCCTGGCTTCTattacgatgaagaaaaaggcCGCTACTTTCGTGAAACAGCCGGCACTGGCTCACGGAATGATGGTCGagagctgaagaagaggaaggttgaagaacaaaaggTAGTCGCTGCAAAGAATCTAAAAACGAGACGCAAGGAAATATACAAGCAATATATATCTGAGCTTTTTGATCCCCTTGAACAAGAATTTGGTATCTCGAATGCCTCACATTATATCGAAGGACTAAAAATCGAAGATAGGTTTCATGCCGAGTCAAAATGCCACAATACAAGGATAGATAGATCTTTTGGAGTTGTTCCATTGCACCATGAGATAGGTAAACATATCTTGTGTGAAAGCAGCTCGAAAGACAACTTCAGACTGGCCTTCACCTCTCGCAACTGTCAGGTTGAGAGTTATGTTCACAATTTCAGCGAAGGAAATGATTCTGGGATTATGGAGCTGGATAAATATTTACCTGAAAACCTAGAAGTAAGTTTAGATTCTTCATCCGAAAATTTTGGTTACAAAACAGTGAGACTGGAAGGTAGCAGCTTTGCTGCTAGAGGTTTATACTGTCATATGGCTGAGAAGGATAGCGGCCGGCACTTGTTCGTGACGGTGAAAAGAGGACAGATACTGAGCCGCCTCATAAGAACTGAACAATTTGCTGCCCACCAGAATGTGCATGACTCTATAGACCTGGGAGAGATGTTCCTGGTAGCGGTTGGACCGTCGTTGGAGCTTTTCAGTTGGGAAGAGCGCGGAAGCAAATACAATAAAAAACTCCAATTGTCTAAAAAGAGATCAGATATACTATGTCTGGCGTCTGGGGCTAGCGATCTGGTCTCGATCAATTTATATGCGGGCTGTCGTGACGGCTCAATTTACGCAATTAATATGCGTCTCGTTGGAAGACCGGAAATCGTCTCCAAGAAGTGCTTCAAATTACCTGGTGTTCGTTCTATACTGAGCATGAAGACTACAGATCTCGAAGGAATTTTGTTTATTTCTGCTATATCAAACGATTCTCAGGTTTTGATGATGCTGGACATGATGTTAGACCCCGCTGATTGTATACTGGTAACGTTCAACAcatcatttttcaatatgaCAGAAGAGCATGAAGTGTTTGAGGTCACTTCAGATGggagatttttgatctACGGTTCAACTGCCAGCCATGATGGACGCGGAGATTACGAGTTGTTTTCATCGAACCAGGCGGACAACCTTGTGCATGAGAAGTCTGGAAACGGGATCACATTCTTCCCGCTTAGAACTCTCAGGAAAGATTATTTGATGAGCTCCGATCTCCAGGAACTAGGGCTGCGGTCCGTTGGTATTGGGAAGCTTGAGACAAATTGCTCAAACTTCTCTGgcaatgaagaaacttaCAAAGTTTTTATGATATTACGAAGCGTTTCTAACCCCACAGCGATGTTCTTGCCAAATATGGCCTTGATGTCTACCGATGTGATCTAG
- the NSA2 gene encoding rRNA-processing protein NSA2 (similar to Saccharomyces cerevisiae NSA2 (YER126C); ancestral locus Anc_8.137) codes for MPQNEYIEQHIKQHGRRLDYDERKRKKEAREAHKVSERAQKLTGWKGKQFAKKRYAEKVAMKKKIKAHEQSKVKGGSKPLDQSGEALPTYLLDREQSNTAKAISSSIKQKRLEKADKFSVPLPKVRGISEEEMFKVVKTGKSKSKSWKRMITKHTFVGEGFTRRPVKMERIIRPSALRQKKANVTHPELGVTVFLPILAVKKNPQSPMYTQLGVLTKGTVIEVNVSELGMVTAGGKVVWGKYAQVTNEPDRDGCVNAVLLV; via the coding sequence ATGCCTCAAAACGAATACATTGAGCAGCATATCAAGCAGCATGGTCGTAGACTGGATTACGATGAGCGTAAGCGTAAGAAGGAGGCAAGAGAAGCCCACAAGGTATCAGAACGTGCCCAGAAGTTAACTGGTTGGAAGGGTAAACAATTTGCTAAGAAGAGATATGCTGAGAAGGTCgcaatgaagaagaagatcaaggCGCATGAGCAATCAAAGGTGAAAGGTGGCTCGAAGCCGTTGGACCAATCTGGCGAGGCTTTGCCAACGTATCTGTTGGACAGAGAACAGAGCAATACTGCCAAGGctatctcttcttctatcAAGCAAAAAAGATTGGAGAAAGCGGACAAATTTTCTGTTCCTTTGCCCAAGGTTCGTGGTAtaagtgaagaagaaatgttCAAGGTGGTGAAGACCGGTAAATCTAAATCCAAGTCTTGGAAGAGAATGATCACAAAACATACATTTGTTGGTGAAGGTTTCACCAGAAGACCCGTCAAGATGGAAAGAATCATCAGACCTAGCGCGCTAAGACAGAAAAAGGCCAATGTGACCCACCCTGAGTTGGGAGTTACAGTTTTTCTACCGATTCTAGCAGTCAAGAAGAACCCACAATCCCCAATGTACACCCAATTGGGTGTGCTGACGAAGGGTACGGTGATCGAAGTCAACGTTTCCGAGCTGGGGATGGTCACTGCTGGTGGTAAAGTTGTGTGGGGTAAATATGCTCAAGTGACTAACGAACCAGACAGAGATGGCTGTGTTAACGCAGTTCTACTAGTATAA
- the MPT5 gene encoding Mpt5p (similar to Saccharomyces cerevisiae MPT5 (YGL178W); ancestral locus Anc_8.136): MSYNHQPQLSVNSIQSLVEPVTPPPLGQMNSKRHHQKTQSLDLSEFNQFMSSGQSPVAMMKTFSPNAASTNNTSSNLPLINEFDTVFDHCNTNANSTNTTSASSLRNVSITSNDQGMSNNPPMLEITSLPLEELDYVKLATDQFGCRFLQKKLESPTESNIVRDLMYDQIKPFFLDLILDSFGNYLIQKLCEYLTVEQKTVLIQSIYPNLFQISINQYGTRSLQKIIDTMDNENQIDLIIKGFSQEHTSIDQVVTLINDLNGNHVIQKCIFKFPPSKFSFIIDAIVDQNNIITISTHKHGCCVLQKLLSVCTLQQIFKISVKIIQFLPGLINDQFGNYIIQFLLDIKELDFYLLGEIFNRLSNELCQLSCLKFSSNVVEKYIKKLFRVIMAAVPKNKHDVASDINDDVVSAVMRILLTIIDIFTLNLNVLIRDNFGNYALQTLLDVKNYSQILEHPGNTIVTHGKLAMFSHDFTTKIGHLVILTKEFLPSIKTTSYAKKIKLKVKSYAELTGIQFTDLSPKRNSNGGSNNGNHNNHSDNHFHHYNHKNHSNKNGTEMYQKQHARHFSLPANAYHRRSSSSVSLPYAVYQQQGLQQGPQQAQNTLNAAPDGMNINEMNYQQPQFFAQNPPMTQGFPPQQQFISAPLPKPNSNPNLLPSQQPLLAMGFSNEGNSNSSSSTNLFQNSVGDPMMVNNFAFSTNSQCSLRDPNFSQQRVVNNSYPLQPPQLQHQPNFMENNYLAAPMYMDGTQSEFVQSGKHNFGFS; this comes from the coding sequence ATGTCCTATAACCATCAACCACAGCTTTCGGTCAACTCGATCCAATCGTTGGTGGAGCCGGTGACCCCGCCCCCGCTTGGTCAGATGAATAGTAAGAGGCACCATCAGAAGACCCAGTCACTAGATCTTTCCGAattcaatcaattcatGTCATCGGGCCAGTCCCCGGTGGCTATGATGAAGACTTTCTCTCCCAATGCAGCTAGTACCAATAatacatcttcaaatttgccTTTGATCAATGAGTTTGACACAGTCTTCGATCATTGCAATACAAATGCGAACTCAACTAACACTACATCGGCTTCATCGCTAAGGAATGTCTCTATTACTTCGAATGATCAAGGCATGTCAAATAACCCTCCTATGTTGGAGATAACTTCGCTGCCTCTAGAGGAGTTGGACTACGTTAAATTGGCTACAGATCAGTTTGGTTGTCGATTTTTGCAGAAGAAGCTTGAGTCACCAACAGAATCTAATATCGTGCGCGATTTGATGtatgatcaaatcaaaccATTCTTCCTGGATTTGATTTTAGACTCATTCGGCAATTACCtgattcaaaagctctGCGAATATCTTACTGTCGAACAGAAGACGGTGCTAATTCAATCAATATACCCAaacctttttcaaatctctaTCAATCAGTATGGTACCAGATCGTTGCAAAAGATCATTGATACTATGGATAACGAAAACcaaattgatttgatcataAAAGGCTTTTCACAAGAGCACACCTCTATAGATCAGGTCGTGACTTTGATCAACGATTTGAACGGTAACCATGTGATTCAAAAATGTATCTTTAAATTCCCACCTTCGAAATTCAGTTTTATTATTGACGCTATTGTCGATCAGAACAACATTATCACCATATCGACTCACAAGCATGGTTGTTGTGTTCtgcaaaaattgttgaGCGTTTGTACTTTACaacaaattttcaagatttccGTGAAGATCATCCAGTTCTTACCAGGTCTGATCAACGATCAATTTGGTAACTATATTATTCAATTTCTACTGGACATCAAAGAACTGGATTTCTATCTTTTGGGAGAAATTTTCAACAGATTGTCAAATGAACTTTGCCAGTTATCATGTCTCAAATTCTCATCCAACGTTGTGGAAAAAtatatcaagaagttgttcCGTGTAATCATGGCTGCTGTCCCAAAAAATAAGCATGACGTTGCCTCAGATATCAATGACGATGTGGTGTCAGCTGTCATGCGCATTTTGCTCACCATAATTGACATTTTCACACTCAACTTGAATGTACTGATCAGAGACAATTTCGGGAATTATGCTTTGCAAACGTTACTTGATGTCAAGAATTACTCTCAGATCTTAGAGCATCCTGGCAACACCATCGTAACTCATGGCAAGCTCGCCATGTTCAGTCATGACTTTACCACTAAGATTGGACATCTAGTCATTTTGACAAAAGAGTTTTTACCAAGTATTAAAACTACTTCGTATGCtaaaaagatcaagttgAAAGTGAAATCTTATGCCGAATTGACCGGCATTCAATTTACAGATCTCTCTCCAAAGAGAAATTCTAACGGAGGAAGCAACAACGGTAATCACAATAATCATAGTGACAACCATTTCCACCATTATAACCACAAAAATCATAGTAACAAGAATGGTACAGAAATGTATCAAAAACAGCATGCTCGCCATTTTTCATTGCCTGCTAACGCGTATCATAGGAGAAGTAGTAGCTCTGTTTCGTTGCCATACGCTGTTTATCAGCAGCAGGGATTACAACAGGGACCGCAACAAGCTCAAAACACCTTGAATGCTGCTCCTGATGGTATGAATATAAATGAGATGAATTATCAACAACCTCAATTCTTCGCGCAGAATCCACCTATGACGCAGGGTTTTCCTCCACAGCAGCAATTCATCAGCGCACCATTACCTAAGCCTAACTCAAATCCAAACTTGCTACCATCACAACAACCGTTGCTTGCAATGGGTTTCTCCAACGAAGGTAAtagcaacagcagcagcagcacTAACCTTTTCCAAAACAGCGTTGGCGATCCAATGATGGTGAACAACTTTgcattttcaacaaattccCAGTGTAGTTTACGAGACCCCAATTTTTCTCAGCAAAGAGTTGTCAATAACTCCTACCCACTTCAACCACCTCAGTTGCAACATCAACCCAATTTCATGGAGAATAATTATCTTGCTGCTCCAATGTACATGGACGGTACTCAAAGTGAATTCGTACAGAGCGGTAAGCATAATTTCGGTTTCAGTTAG
- the SAK1 gene encoding serine/threonine protein kinase SAK1 (similar to Saccharomyces cerevisiae SAK1 (YER129W) and TOS3 (YGL179C); ancestral locus Anc_8.140) encodes MNIQEGIVEEVDIPPNLSARLSSSRNDVSDSQADEQSNRLVVATGSVDGLSASSSSLESLNMLLEKQRKRQLNHPQHQEFFSESLRPQESVKETNEIFLKYDPISKRKVLNTYEIINELGHGQHGKVKLARDLLTKRLVAIKIVDRHEKREKNFLRFRKNTALTHSDKIKREIAIMKKCHYKHVVELIEVLDDFKSRKIYLVLEYCSKGEVKWCPGDQMETEARGPPLLTFQRTREILRGVVLGLEYLHYQGVIHRDIKPANLLISEDNTVKISDFGVSLAATGAEDADNIESDDELELAKTAGTPAFFAPEICLGNEAFEKYQLKREDLFKGSSISFMIDIWALGVTLYCLLFGMLPFISDYELELFEKIVNDPVKFPSYEEVKGNRVSMLSSEEEYNMALDLVNRLLEKNPMKRITIAEIKQHPFACWDFDHLASTEDDYIDSKLREVKEFQLDKEEQFKQISISRHELKNAVLGVGKKIRESVFKALPNGLCRSHNAPTSHRGTPEPTISETGTKNNEDSSSDSSYIVSEGSIMSNLGSLEKNSQTANKKNKEIKHTNSNDDKSSTSTIFKKQYNFFNDNDNDNNGNDNGYDKTNHEIHGEVSQSDLFERELQRFDDKHDPKSIVDIPINSSFASLDSLYIDNYAVSRCTAPDEEIGRRDSRTTPTIHVRPPSVGPFHKPQFGARNNRVPGPWRNSSSRVNYLDYGSHSTRSDRVPHTMASPTQGIFNREDGRRKSSKLAKSQNGGEPLSPNQEKKADATDHRPFQKRDVAKEDDPKQFTIKRGNFFSSFNGQDEETSTSSEASISDGSSCSSHSDAESNGSNTDSLPFEFGVDSANASVVSMRDVAGFETVRPFMDVHSTTRRARSGTLEQNESSQSQLEEDSDDSGDSDELVLNIGGSGHSRRQGSAQSSASSSRRGTLPYLTHGRDLDAPTQGPSYATIIPCSASTILPVGDLTSQMSFNVPSNLEGRTLDVPDHLTKPLYMTDYASEDLSSSPSPGPQIARATATTNASLAIPRAKPTTQASNVGGILSKSKHREQSQDRSKDLLRTVLITSAGSNRRKSVPCITVPRTAEPGRTRHRPGLEKSTSSRSTRRQPRSSMRKPFSSGETRSQSISLGELGSDSAH; translated from the coding sequence ATGAATATACAGGAAGGCATTGTAGAGGAGGTGGATATACCACCGAATCTATCCGCCAGATTGAGTTCTTCTAGAAATGACGTCAGCGATTCACAAGCTGATGAACAGTCAAATAGGTTAGTGGTTGCCACTGGGTCTGTTGATGGTCTTTCTgcttcatcgtcatcgttaGAGTCGCTCAATATGCTCCTAGAGaaacagaggaagagacAATTAAATCATCCCCaacatcaagaatttttcagtgaaTCACTGAGACCTCAGGAGAGCGTGAAGGAGACAAATGAAATCTTTCTGAAATATGATCCTATCTCCAAGCGTAAAGTTTTGAATACTtatgaaatcatcaatgaattgGGTCATGGCCAACATGGGAAAGTCAAGTTGGCCAGAGATCTGCTTACGAAAAGATTAGTTGCGATTAAGATTGTGGATAGACACGAGAAGAGGGAGAAGAATTTTCTGAGGTTCAGAAAGAATACCGCTTTGACACACTCAGACAAGATCAAACGAGAAATCGCTATCATGAAAAAATGTCATTATAAGCATGTGGTTGAGCTTATTGAGGTCCTAGATGATTTCAAGTCACGTAAGATCTACCTAGTTTTAGAGTACTGCAGCAAAGGTGAAGTGAAATGGTGTCCCGGAGATCAAATGGAGACTGAGGCGAGAGGCCCACCATTATTGACATTCCAGCGGACCAGAGAAATACTTCGAGGCGTTGTATTGGGATTGGAATACCTGCACTATCAAGGCGTCATTCACAGGGATATAAAACCTGctaatctcttgatctcGGAGGATAATACGGTGAAGATCTCTGATTTCGGAGTTTCTCTAGCTGCAACAGGCGCTGAAGATGCAGACAATATAgaatctgatgatgaactgGAGTTGGCAAAGACTGCCGGTACTCCAGCTTTTTTTGCACCCGAAATTTGTCTAGGGAATGAAGCGTTTGAAAAGTATCAACTTAAGAGAGAAGATTTATTCAAAGGCTCCAGTATCTCCTTTATGATTGACATTTGGGCCTTGGGAGTTACACTTTACTGCCTGCTTTTTGGCATGCTGCCGTTTATCTCTGATTATGAACTCGAactttttgagaagatAGTAAATGATCCCGTCAAATTTCCTTCTTATGAAGAAGTCAAGGGCAATCGAGTCTCCATGCTTTCAAGCGAAGAAGAGTATAACATGGCACTTGATTTGGTTAATAGATTACTCGAAAAGAATCCCATGAAAAGGATTACTATTGCAGAGATTAAACAACATCCCTTTGCATGTTGGGACTTCGATCATCTGGCTAGTACAGAAGACGACTATATTGATTCCAAACTTAGAGAAGTTAAAGAATTCCAATTAGATAAAGAAGAGCAATTCAAGCAGATATCAATTTCGAGACATGAGCTAAAAAACGCTGTACTTGGCGttggaaagaaaataaGAGAGTCTGTATTCAAAGCTCTCCCCAATGGTCTATGTCGTTCTCATAATGCACCTACTTCTCATAGAGGCACACCAGAGCCAACTATATCCGAGACGGGAACtaaaaataatgaagatAGCAGTAGCGACTCAAGCTATATTGTCAGTGAGGGTTCTATTATGAGCAATTTAGGCAGTTTAGAAAAGAATTCGCAGACTGctaacaagaagaataaagaaataAAACACACCAATAGTAATGACGACAAGAGTTCAACctcaacaattttcaagaaacaatACAACTTTTttaatgataatgataatgataataATGGTAATGATAACGGATATGATAAAACTAATCATGAAATACATGGCGAGGTCTCTCAATCGGACCTTTTCGAACGGGAACTCCAAAGGTTTGACGACAAGCATGATCCCAAATCAATCGTCGACATTCcaatcaattcatcttttgctTCCCTCGATAGTTTGTACATCGATAATTATGCCGTGAGCAGGTGCACAGCGCCTGACGAAGAGATAGGCCGTCGGGACTCGAGGACAACACCAACAATCCATGTTAGACCTCCTTCAGTGGGCCCTTTTCACAAGCCCCAATTTGGAGCAAGAAACAACAGGGTTCCTGGGCCATGGCGCAATTCCTCTTCACGTGTGAACTACCTTGATTACGGGAGTCACTCTACAAGGAGTGACAGAGTCCCACACACTATGGCTTCACCAACACAAGGAATTTTCAATCGCGAAGATGGCCGCCGTAAAAGTAGTAAACTAGCAAAGTCGCAAAATGGTGGTGAACCTTTGTCTCCtaatcaagaaaagaaagcTGACGCGACTGATCATCGTCCCTTCCAGAAGAGAGATGTGGcgaaagaagatgatccaAAACAGTTCACAATCAAGAGGGGCAATTTTTTCAGCAGTTTCAATGGTCAAGACGAGGAGACGAGTACTTCATCCGAAGCATCAATAAGTGATGGCtcttcctgttcttctCACTCCGATGCAGAATCGAACGGTAGTAATACCGATTCATTACCgtttgaatttggtgtAGATTCTGCAAATGCGAGCGTTGTTTCCATGAGAGACGTCGCTGGCTTTGAAACTGTGCGGCCTTTCATGGATGTACACTCGACTACCCGTCGGGCCAGAAGTGGAACATTGGAGCAAAACGAGTCAAGTCAAAGCCAGTTAGAGGAAGATAGTGATGATAGTGGAGATAGCGACGAATTGGTTCTGAATATCGGAGGTTCTGGACATAGTCGGCGTCAAGGATCGGCTCAAAGTAGTGCTAGCAGCTCTAGAAGAGGTACACTTCCATACCTTACTCATGGTCGCGATTTAGATGCTCCTACACAGGGCCCCAGTTACGCAACTATAATACCATGCAGCGCATCAACTATTCTTCCTGTCGGCGATTTGACATCCCAGATGTCTTTCAACGTGCCCTCAAATCTCGAAGGGAGAACACTAGACGTTCCAGATCACTTGACAAAACCGCTGTATATGACCGATTATGCTTCAGAGGATTTAAGCAGCTCTCCTTCTCCGGGTCCACAGATTGCGAGAGCAACTGCTACTACAAATGCTTCGTTGGCCATTCCTCGTGCCAAGCCTACAACACAAGCTTCTAATGTGGGAGGCATCTTAAGCAAGAGTAAACATCGTGAGCAGTCTCAAGATAGGTCAAAG
- the LCP5 gene encoding small subunit rRNA maturation protein LCP5 (similar to Saccharomyces cerevisiae LCP5 (YER127W); ancestral locus Anc_8.138), with translation MSELELALQSINESLQSTSEALEKTHAIYNSEDLGDESEQTKNLKSRILNGKVGSDKVSLLSLKNGSMLAYINSLLLVVGGKLDRSCKDPTVMEGRRRSIQHRVVLERGIKPLEKKLAYQLDKLTRAYTRMEKEYMDAEARALAKSESSAQAGASDDEDASSDEELSFRPNVSAVMSGAKSAKPKEDVEEENEETGKGDIYRPPKISAALPPQQLSQFEDKFNARDHKDRSGKSRMQAMEEYIRESSDQPNWESSIGANIVTHGKGGIKSLRDTEKERDVARYEEETFTRLNHGTSKLDKRKQKQKERMNRVNLIGGEDFSIFNSKRKIEDSTSRRGVKKTRNAWERAKKRL, from the coding sequence ATGTCAGAGTTGGAATTAGCTCTACAAAGTATCAACGAGTCTCTCCAGAGCACATCTGAAGCACTCGAAAAGACGCATGCTATATATAATTCGGAGGATCTTGGTGATGAAAGCGAACaaacaaagaatttgaaatcacGGATACTCAATGGGAAGGTCGGTTCGGATAAAGTGTCTTtactttctttgaagaacgGTAGCATGCTTGCGTATATCAACTCGCTGCTGCTGGTTGTAGGGGGCAAATTAGATCGTTCGTGTAAGGACCCAACCGTAATGGAGGGTCGTCGAAGATCAATACAACATCGTGTGGTACTGGAACGTGGTATCAAGCCACTAGAGAAAAAACTTGCATATCAGCTAGATAAACTGACGAGAGCTTACACGAGAATGGAGAAAGAATATATGGATGCAGAAGCTAGAGCATTGGCCAAATCTGAAAGTAGTGCACAGGCAGGAGCCagtgacgatgaagatgcttctagtgatgaagagttgtCGTTTAGACCAAACGTGTCGGCAGTGATGTCCGGAGCCAAGTCAGCCAAGCCAAAGGAAGATGTTGAGGAGGAGAATGAAGAGACTGGGAAGGGTGACATCTATAGGCCACCGAAGATCAGCGCAGCCTTACCTCCACAACAATTGAGCCAATTTGAGGACAAGTTCAATGCTCGCGATCATAAGGATCGTAGTGGTAAATCCCGTATGCAGGCCATGGAAGAGTACATCAGGGAATCATCAGATCAACCCAACTGGGAATCTTCGATTGGTGCCAATATCGTTACGCATGGTAAAGGTGGTATTAAGTCTCTAAGAGATACCGAGAAGGAGCGTGATGTGGCTCGatacgaagaagaaacctttaCAAGACTAAATCACGGTACCAGTAAACTAGATAAGAGGAAGCAGAAACAAAAGGAACGGATGAACAGGGTCAATTTAATCggtggtgaagatttcaGCATATTCAATTCGAAGAGGAAAATCGAGGATAGCACCTCGAGGAGAGGTGTCAAAAAAACTCGTAATGCATGGGAGAGGGCCAAGAAGAGGCTATGA
- the VFA1 gene encoding Vfa1p (similar to Saccharomyces cerevisiae YER128W; ancestral locus Anc_8.139), with translation MINVYIARQVAAKDMQPCLICSKPTVTVLYNASGPDWLYTCDIHLHDNPHFATPIYNDEYQEALDKLKMLKAQVGKLSAADKPASWDGWVSQIFIKKPKKDDEDANEDKDKDKDKDKDKDKDKDKDKELKNQADEKKQADSLKECQQKYNQQIDLVTSLQKKSRKYKLSDVTFNSRVQRKKNERIQAERRRKEQEMYSTTDPEEIAKKFAFPTVPNNSIK, from the coding sequence ATGATAAATGTTTATATAGCTCGTCAGGTTGCTGCTAAGGACATGCAGCCATGCCTGATATGCAGTAAACCTACAGTGACTGTTCTTTATAACGCTTCTGGGCCAGATTGGCTTTACACCTGTGACATCCACCTTCATGATAATCCTCACTTTGCCACGCCAATCTATAACGATGAGTATCAGGAAGCTCTCGATAAGCTCAAGATGCTAAAAGCCCAGGTTGGTAAGCTTTCGGCTGCAGACAAACCTGCCTCCTGGGATGGTTGGGTATCCCAGATCTTCATtaagaagccaaagaaggaCGATGAGGATGCGAATGAGGATAAGGATAAGGATAAGGATAAGGATAAGGATAAGGATAAGGATAAGGATAAGGAtaaggaattgaagaatcAAGCCGACGAGAAGAAGCAGGCGGATAGTTTGAAGGAGTGCCAGCAAAAGTACAATCAGCAGATCGATCTTGTCACTTCTTTACAGAAAAAGAGTCGAAAGTATAAACTAAGTGATGTTACCTTCAACAGCAGGGtacagaggaagaagaatgagcGAATACAAGCAGAAAGAAGGAGGAAGGAACAGGAAATGTATAGCACTACTGatcctgaagaaattgcGAAGAAGTTTGCATTCCCTACCGTCCCAAACAACAGCATAAAATGA